The genomic DNA GCCGCGTCTGGGGCGATTGGAGGGCGAGGAAAGAAGGTTCCGTAGCCGCCGGGGAACTCGTTCCTGGATGTCCGGCAGGCGAGATGAATTGATAAGCTCCGCGACCGCCGCCAGGGATGTCCTCTGGGGTGTATGGAGCCGTCAATGCGTCTGCCTCGAGGTCTTGGACACTTTTTCTGGGCCGCCGTCTTCCTTGTCGTCCTTCCCCTTGCTCAGGCCCAGGACACGACGTCCAGCGTCAGCGACCCATCCGTCGCTTCCGTGGCATCGGCCCCGACATGTCGGCCGTCTGACCTGGGCTCGTTGTCATGTACGCAGCACTGTGTCCTCAACGGATATCCCAGCTGCGACTACTGCAACACGCCCTGTGCCCCGACTTGTCGGCCGGCCGACCAGGGCCCGTTGTCATGCACGCAGGTCTGTATACTCAACGGATATCCCAGCTGCGATTACTGCAACACGCCCTGTGCCCCGACCTGTCGGCCGTCCAATCAGGGCCAGTTGTCATGCGTGCAGCTCTGTATCAACAACGGGTACCCCACCTGCGACTACTGCAACACGCCGTGCGCCCCGGCCTGTCGGCCGTCCAATCAGGGCCAGTTGTCATGCGTGCAGCTCTGTATCAACAACGGGTACCCCACCTGCGACTACTGCAACACGCCGTGCGTCTCCAGCCTCCAGAGCACGGAGACGTCCACGGCCATCGCCTGCCAGTAGTCATCACGCGCCTCCAGGCCGGAGGCGGGGGGCAAGGAACTCCCGCTTCCATCCGACGAGAGCCAAGGGACGGTTCCGATTCCCATCCTACTGCTTGGGGTCCAAACCATGTGGTCCGGGGTAGCGAAAGCAGGCATCCGGCGATCGCGAGGTTGGGTGAGCGACCGCTCCTGCTTGGTCGTTGGCGGGCATGAGCCAAGCTGGTACATGCGCGGGCCATGTCCAGCGTCATGTCCTTGATCAAGAGCTTCGTGCCTGGGTTGGCGCCCGTCAGCCTGGGAGAACGGCTGCGCGCTGCGAGCGGAGCCCTGATTGGGATCCTGATGACGGGCGTGGTGTCCGGGCTGGCGCTGGGCGATTCGAGCGCGCTGCCGTCGCTGATCGCGCCCATGGGAGCGTCGGCGGTGCTGCTGTTCGCGGTGCCGACGAGTCCGTTGGCTCAGCCCTGGTCGATCCTGGGGGGCAACACGGTCGCGGCACTGATCGGAGTCACCTGCGCACGGTGGATCGACGATCCGATGGTGGCGGCCGCGCTGGCCGTGGGGCTGGCGATCGCGGCGATGATGGTGCTTGGGTGCCTGCATCCGCCCAGCGGGGCGGTGGCGCTGACCGCGGTGCTGGGCGGCCCGGTGATCCACGCGGCGGGCTATGGTTTCGTCATCTGGCCGGTGGGGGTCAATTCGCTGCTGCTGCTCACGGTGGCGTTGGTGTTCAACAACCTGACCGGGCGACGCTACCCACATCTGGCGACGCCGCCGGCCCCCAATCCGCACCGCACCGTCGATCCTCTGCCCAGCGCGCGGCTCGGTATCACCAAGGAAGACCTCGGCGCCGTGCTGAAGCAGTACGACCGGGTGGTCCCTGTCGCGACGGACGAGCTCGAGGAGCTCCTGCACCGCGCCGAGATCCGCGCCTATGACCGCCGCTCGGGCGGGGTGACGTGTGCCGAGGTGATGTCACGCGATGTCGCGACGGTCGGCACCAAGACCCGCCTCAAGGCGGCGCTGCGTCGTATGCGCGAGCATCACGTGAAGGCACTGCCGGTGATCGACAGCGACCGGCGCGTGGTGGGTATCGTCACCCAGACTGACCTGCTCGATAAGGCCGACTGGGGCACCGCGGCGGTGGGCTCCGGCTTGGGCTGGCGGCTGCGGGCGATCGGTGGTTCGGGCCGGACGCCCAAGGGCGTGGTGGAAGACATCATGAGCACGCGGGTGCGCACGGCGACGCCGGAGATGCACATCGCGCAGCTGGTGCCGATGATGGCCGATACCGGGCTGCACCATCTGCCGGTGGTGGATGCCGACGGCCGGCTGGTGGGCATCGTGACGCAGTCGGACTTGATGGCGGCGATGTTCGCCGTGACGGCGCATGACGGGCCGGAGTCCTCGGTGGCGCTCGCCGGTTGAATCGGCTGCGGCATTGGCCGTGTCCCCGCGGATATGCTGCCATGCCGAGCAACCCGGCCCCTCATCTGCCGCGAGCCACGGCCAGCCGCCTGC from Melittangium boletus DSM 14713 includes the following:
- a CDS encoding HPP family protein, yielding MSLIKSFVPGLAPVSLGERLRAASGALIGILMTGVVSGLALGDSSALPSLIAPMGASAVLLFAVPTSPLAQPWSILGGNTVAALIGVTCARWIDDPMVAAALAVGLAIAAMMVLGCLHPPSGAVALTAVLGGPVIHAAGYGFVIWPVGVNSLLLLTVALVFNNLTGRRYPHLATPPAPNPHRTVDPLPSARLGITKEDLGAVLKQYDRVVPVATDELEELLHRAEIRAYDRRSGGVTCAEVMSRDVATVGTKTRLKAALRRMREHHVKALPVIDSDRRVVGIVTQTDLLDKADWGTAAVGSGLGWRLRAIGGSGRTPKGVVEDIMSTRVRTATPEMHIAQLVPMMADTGLHHLPVVDADGRLVGIVTQSDLMAAMFAVTAHDGPESSVALAG